The following nucleotide sequence is from Streptomyces brevispora.
AGCAGATCAAGTACGCGACAGCCTTCCTGCAATGGCTCGGCGAGCGGAACACCCCGCTCACCTCCTGCAGCCAGATCGACGTCGACGCCTGGTGGGCCGAGAACAACGAGCACAGCCGCAACTGTTTGAGGTCCTTCCTCAACTGGGCCATGCAGAGCCGCCATTGCCGACGCTCCCTCTCCATACCCGCGATGAAGGCCACCCGACGAGCTGCGCTGAGCGAGGACGAACGCCTGGACACCCTCGGCCGGCTGCTGACCGACCCGGACATACCGAAGAACCTCCGCGTGGCCGGCGTCATCGTGCTCCTCTACGCACAGCCCCTCACCCGGATCGTCCGGCTCACCGTCGACGACGTGGTCCACGACGGAGAAGCAGTACTGCTCCGACTCGGGGAACCGGCCTCACCCATCCCCGAGCCAGCCGCTTCCCTGCTGCTGGACTACATCGCCGACCGCGACCACATGAACACCGCCACCAACCAGGCATCCCCCTGGCTGTTCCCCGGACGCCGGGCGGGCCAGCCCTTCCGCCCCGACCACCTGTCCGCACTCCTCAACGAGATCGGCGTCCCGGTGGCCGCCGCCATCCGACAACAACTCCTTGAGATGCCCGCTCCCGTCGTCGCGGACGCTCTCGGATACCACGACAAGACCACCAGCCGCCTCGTTAGAGAAACCGGCGGGACCTGGAGCCGGTACGCCCCTGGGGATCACACACGGTCACCATCTGGCTGGGCTCCCCGGGGATTCGGCAACAGCTGAAAACGAGCCGACCACAATCAGACACAAGTCAAGGCAGCCGTTGACCGGACGCACCCTCGGTTGCACAAAACCGCTCGCGGTCGGCAGCCACCGGCGCGATGCTGTCACGATGCCTGCAGAGACCGCTTACCACGACGAAGTCGGCGACTACTTCGCAAAGAACGCCGACACCAGCCCCTACAACGCACACACCGACCGGCCGGCGATGCTCGCGCTAGCGGGGGATGTTGCCGGGCTGAAGATTCTCGATGTCGGCTGCGGGGCCGGGCACTACGCGGCCGAACTCCTGGCGGGTGGTGCCGAGGTAGTCGGAATCGACGGCAGCGCCACTCTGCTGAGTCACGCGCGGGAGCGATTGGGCGACCGGGCCGAACTGCGCATGCACGACGCGGAGAAGCCGCTGGACTTCATCGGCGACGCGTCGTTCGACGGAGTCGTATGCGCATTGATGCTCCACCACATCGCCGATCGGCCGCGTCTCCTCAGCGACCTACGACGCGTCCTGCGTCCCGGAGGGTGGCTGCTGGTCTCGACGACCCACCCGACGGCTGACTGGCGGAAATTCGGTGGCTCGTACTACGCCGAGGACTGGGTTGACCTCCCGCTCGCCGGGGGGCCGTTGGCAGTCCACTACCAGCGCATGCCGCTGGAAACGTTCCTGAACGAGCTGCTGGCCGCCGGATTCATGCTTGAAAGACTCATCGAGCCTCGCCCGACGCCCGGCCTGCGAGAACTCGACGAAACGGCCTACAACAAGCTTCACCAGGCTCCGTGCTTCCTTGCTGTCAGGCTCCTGCGGCCCTGACAGCACGCAATCCCTGCCTCCCGGCGAACGCGCACAGTCACTGCCCCGTCTCCCAAGCGCCAGAACTGGCGACACTTGAATACGCGAGCCCACCAGTACCGAAGCCGGAGGACGCGCCTGGTCTGATGACGAAGCCGAGACTCACCGGAACACCCCCGCGTCGGCGGGGAGGACGGACCTGAAGAAGCCGCCCACCCCCCGGGCGGCGGAACACCCCCGCGTCGGCGGGGAGGACCGTCCTGGCCGCCGAAGCCGGACCAGCTGGAGCGTCCTCCCCGCCGACGCGGGGGTGTTCCGTCCACGCCGTGACGGTCGGACGGCTTGAACGAGTCCTCCCCGCACGCCCACATCGGCGTCTACGCCCACGTACGCCTCCGCCTCCAACGCCACGCCATCGACGCCCTCGGAGACGCCCTCAACCCCACCGACACCGCCGACGACCCACCCGCCGCAGACGTCCTCCGCTGACGTTGCCGTCAGCGCTGCCGTCACACACCACGAAAGCCCCACCAAAAACAAGCCTTGGTGGGGCTTCTGACCGTTCTTAGAAGCTGTTGTCTTTCCGGGTGTGATTGGCGTGTTTCCGCTGGTTGCGGATAGGTGCGTAAGACCCGTGGGAGTAGTGGCCTGTCAGGTCGTCGTTCCCCGGGAGGTCTCGAATGCCGTCAGTCGTTGGACTACTGGAACAGCACGAGCTTGTTGCTCGGCGTCGGGTCGATGGCCTGCGTGAGGAGGCCGACCGTATTCAGGCCGAGTTGGCCGCGGCCGAGGAGGA
It contains:
- a CDS encoding integrase; protein product: MNESSPHAHIGVYAHVRLRLQRHAIDALGDALNPTDTADDPPAADVLR
- a CDS encoding class I SAM-dependent methyltransferase, translated to MPAETAYHDEVGDYFAKNADTSPYNAHTDRPAMLALAGDVAGLKILDVGCGAGHYAAELLAGGAEVVGIDGSATLLSHARERLGDRAELRMHDAEKPLDFIGDASFDGVVCALMLHHIADRPRLLSDLRRVLRPGGWLLVSTTHPTADWRKFGGSYYAEDWVDLPLAGGPLAVHYQRMPLETFLNELLAAGFMLERLIEPRPTPGLRELDETAYNKLHQAPCFLAVRLLRP